The sequence caggcgaccccaagctcctcatggaacttgcgggtggggagggacgggacggcctgaaggtttaatgtggccaaataaatcgttcccgagatggtcgggctagcaccttaatggtgctgtgttaccggagcgtaccggatctgtatccggcaaaggaccatcacatcgataacactccccaaagccttcggggagcaaccttatcgctacaacaacaacaacaacaactggataCGCCTGGTGAACCCTGTTATTATTATACAATATCCTACTCTAGGAGAAGAacaaagcacactaccaagggagacacgagtcaccctggcccaacttaaCGTAATACAtagtgtatgtcctgcatgcgatgtgtccgcacatgacaccaacgatctttttaattgtaatgtagagCCTACCTCTAACACCAATCTGCTGCTGTTCCAACTGCCAGTTAGCTTGGACTCCCGATacaggactttgatgacaatttgaaagtggtcgtgcccattgaatggcgAAGCACTATtgtcaatacaaaaacaacatcaacaacaatacAACACACAACCTTAAATAGGTGTAGTGCGTTCGCCAACACTTTGTATTACTATGAATCGTGACGGAATATATTCACAACATCGCCCAAATGAAAGCCAGCTACCTCAGGCAACAGCTGTCGCTCTTCATCTGTGGTGGCCGCACTGGAGTGTAGAAAGAATGATAGATATGATGTTGGATCGAAATAATTTGATAACTTTTTACCTAtgcttttgaaaaacaaaaagattTGCAGAAGTCTCCGAGCCTAAGAATGtatcggtaattctatacgacagcatgacactgctaatacgcgtcgagagagatgtcaaacgacgcgccttgacatcagtactaataatccgaaaccggaaaataaaaaatttaactcattcaaaagatattaacgaaaaaccaagaaaagacccgcgggtccctctgaaaccgggggtgaaatccatagtatttttgcgcagaacacctttctacattggcggccttcggccgcgcttataaaaaataaccctgggctacgccatgccaagtccgggtgtgtggtataagcGTGACTCCCGCCttctgcgttcacaattttttttgtgggtacacattacaaccacatgaaaagcgccaacttcggccgcgcttaaaaaaattaccctgggtggatccaaaaccggtttggagaccaaaactatatccgcacaaaacacttatgttcacaatttttgttGTGGGTACTTTACAACACCCATATTaaaatcgccaatttcaactgcaaatatctccggacagagataaaatttttattttcggtttcggattattgttgtcgagattaatacgcgtttgacacctctttcgatatttttcgacgcgtattagcagtgtcatgctgtcgtatagaattaccaatgTAAATTCCAAAATTTCGACGGCACGCATCCATTTTGCATCACAGCCACGAGATATCTCAACTTGCTTGTGTTGCAGTAAAGTCATTGAACGTATTAAATCGCCCACCAGTCACCTGAATAGAATAAGAagtgttatatatacatatttatacat is a genomic window of Eurosta solidaginis isolate ZX-2024a chromosome 4, ASM4086904v1, whole genome shotgun sequence containing:
- the LOC137250953 gene encoding DNA damage-binding protein 1-like isoform X2, which produces MQNGCVPSKFWNLHCAATTDEERQLLPEVAGFHLGDVVNIFRHDSYASPFNGHDHFQIVIKVLYRESKLTGSWNSSRLVLEHRRNNSYNSTRVSPTSTLKRQRYYESNKYPL
- the LOC137250953 gene encoding DNA damage-binding protein 1-like isoform X1 encodes the protein MDACRRNFGIYIGSETSANLFVFQKHSAATTDEERQLLPEVAGFHLGDVVNIFRHDSYASPFNGHDHFQIVIKVLYRESKLTGSWNSSRLVLEHRRNNSYNSTRVSPTSTLKRQRYYESNKYPL